The Croceicoccus marinus genome contains a region encoding:
- a CDS encoding ABC transporter ATP-binding protein — MTHAFGPAHFTPHGAHVQGGQLHDTQPLAIEARGLVKRFDGVLAVDGIDIAVPEGSIFGILGPNGAGKTTTLRMLLGIIDPDVGTRRVLGSENPHALANRIGYLPEERGLYPAMKAVDAIAFVGALRGLPTAEGRRRGYRLLEEHGFAHIADRQIRQMSKGQAQTVQLLATLVHDPALVVLDEPFSGLDAISQGRLERTIRGLAENGTTVIFSTHVLAHAERLCERIAIIAGGRVPFHGLVTEARDRLPPQVHLETRVIDGPWRAALPADAQPQVKAAGGALWAFSLPDDGVEPLLIALVEGQAGIQSLSIERAGLHDAFVAIAGEAAAKALEEETGAARGAGA; from the coding sequence ATGACACACGCATTCGGTCCGGCCCATTTCACCCCGCACGGTGCCCATGTTCAAGGTGGCCAGCTGCACGATACCCAGCCGCTGGCGATAGAGGCCAGGGGGCTGGTCAAGCGCTTCGACGGCGTGCTGGCCGTCGACGGGATCGACATCGCCGTTCCCGAAGGCTCGATCTTCGGCATACTCGGCCCCAATGGCGCGGGCAAGACCACGACGCTGCGCATGCTGCTGGGCATCATCGATCCCGATGTCGGCACCCGCCGCGTGCTGGGCAGCGAAAATCCGCACGCGCTGGCCAATCGCATCGGCTATCTGCCCGAAGAGCGCGGGCTGTATCCGGCGATGAAGGCGGTGGACGCCATCGCCTTCGTCGGCGCGCTGCGCGGCCTGCCCACGGCAGAAGGGCGCCGGCGGGGCTATCGGCTGCTGGAAGAGCACGGGTTTGCCCATATCGCGGACCGCCAGATCCGCCAGATGTCCAAGGGACAGGCACAGACGGTGCAGCTTCTGGCCACTTTGGTGCACGATCCGGCGCTGGTCGTGCTGGACGAGCCGTTCTCGGGCCTCGACGCGATCAGCCAGGGGCGGCTTGAGCGGACGATTCGGGGCCTTGCGGAAAACGGCACCACGGTCATCTTCTCCACCCACGTCCTGGCCCATGCAGAGCGATTGTGCGAACGGATCGCGATCATCGCGGGCGGGCGGGTCCCGTTCCACGGCCTGGTGACAGAGGCGCGCGACCGGCTGCCGCCGCAGGTGCATCTGGAAACGCGCGTCATCGACGGTCCGTGGCGCGCGGCGCTGCCCGCCGATGCCCAGCCGCAGGTCAAGGCGGCGGGCGGCGCGCTGTGGGCGTTCTCGCTGCCCGACGACGGTGTCGAACCGCTGCTGATCGCACTGGTCGAGGGGCAGGCGGGCATCCAGTCGCTCTCGATCGAGCGGGCGGGGCTGCACGACGCCTTTGTCGCCATCGCGGGCGAAGCGGCGGCCAAGGCGCTGGAAGAAGAGACCGGCGCCGCACGAGGAGCAGGGGCATGA